In Nitratiruptor sp. YY09-18, a single window of DNA contains:
- a CDS encoding NAD(+) synthase, with translation MFGFVKVAAVSPKLHLGDIEANVQEITTIVKEHSDVAIFLFPELSITGYTLQDLFYSQILKKKVWEGLKELAKVALDRILIIGAPLWHNDRLYNCAVVLQDGKIRGVVPKSYLPAYREFYEKRWFSSGKHISSYIDDIPFGVDLLFESDGVVFGIEICEDLWSVTPPSLYQAAAGAHIIFNLSASDEIVGKHAYRKELVVSQSARGVCGYVYASSGIGESSQDLLFGGSTLIAENGILLAEGERFSFDSVITKADIDVEKLRHIRLAETSFKDAEQKDFRKVILAQLPKTPINRSFDPHPFVPKSRSLRDERCEEIFAIQSSALARRILHIGKETKLVIGVSGGLDSTLALLVCVEACKRLDKSLEDIVAISMPGFGTTKGTKNAAQTLAVKLGVTFKEISIKESVAKHLENIGHSGQSDVTFENAQARERTQILMDEANMVGGIVVGTGDMSEIALGFSTYNGDQMAMYNVNAGVPKTLVRYVIAWVASKNSDLQETLDQIINQPISPELLPAKDDEMVQRTEEIIGPYELHDFFLYNFVKYGATPKRILFMAKRAFKEQYDEATIRKWLRVFIKRFFVYQFKRDPMPDGVKVGTIALSPRGDWRMPSDATVQMWLKELEE, from the coding sequence TTGTTCGGATTTGTCAAAGTTGCTGCAGTTAGTCCAAAGCTGCATCTAGGAGACATTGAAGCAAATGTGCAAGAGATCACTACTATTGTCAAAGAGCATAGTGATGTAGCAATTTTTCTCTTTCCAGAGCTTAGCATCACTGGATATACTCTCCAAGATCTCTTCTATTCACAAATTCTCAAAAAAAAGGTGTGGGAGGGGTTGAAAGAGCTTGCAAAAGTGGCTCTTGATCGCATCCTCATCATTGGGGCACCTTTGTGGCACAATGACAGGCTCTATAACTGTGCTGTGGTCTTGCAAGATGGCAAGATCCGTGGAGTCGTGCCAAAGAGTTATCTGCCTGCATATCGTGAATTTTATGAGAAGCGCTGGTTTAGTAGTGGCAAACATATCAGCAGCTATATAGATGACATTCCTTTTGGTGTTGATCTTTTATTTGAGAGTGATGGAGTTGTTTTTGGGATTGAGATTTGTGAAGATCTTTGGAGTGTTACTCCTCCTTCACTCTACCAAGCAGCTGCTGGTGCGCATATAATTTTTAATCTCTCAGCCAGTGACGAGATAGTTGGCAAACACGCCTATCGCAAAGAGCTTGTAGTAAGCCAGAGTGCACGAGGAGTGTGTGGATATGTCTATGCAAGTAGCGGTATAGGAGAGAGTTCGCAAGATCTGCTTTTTGGAGGGAGTACGCTTATCGCTGAAAATGGAATTCTCCTGGCTGAGGGTGAGCGCTTCAGTTTTGATAGCGTGATTACAAAAGCAGATATCGATGTAGAAAAGCTTCGTCATATTCGTCTTGCTGAGACATCTTTTAAAGATGCTGAGCAAAAGGATTTTCGCAAAGTTATACTTGCTCAACTTCCAAAGACACCTATCAATCGCTCCTTCGATCCACACCCCTTTGTGCCAAAATCACGCAGTTTGCGTGATGAGCGCTGCGAAGAGATATTCGCAATTCAGTCTAGTGCGCTAGCAAGACGCATCTTGCATATCGGAAAAGAGACAAAGCTTGTCATTGGAGTTAGTGGGGGACTTGATAGTACACTTGCTCTTTTGGTGTGCGTAGAGGCGTGTAAGCGTTTAGATAAGTCTTTGGAAGATATCGTTGCTATCTCTATGCCTGGATTTGGTACGACAAAAGGTACAAAAAATGCTGCACAAACTCTTGCAGTAAAACTTGGCGTAACATTTAAAGAGATATCAATCAAAGAGAGCGTGGCAAAACACCTTGAAAATATTGGGCACAGTGGACAAAGTGATGTAACCTTTGAAAATGCACAAGCAAGAGAGCGAACGCAGATATTGATGGATGAAGCAAATATGGTGGGCGGGATTGTGGTTGGTACGGGAGATATGAGCGAGATTGCTCTTGGGTTTTCTACCTACAATGGAGATCAGATGGCGATGTATAATGTAAATGCTGGTGTGCCAAAAACCCTCGTACGCTATGTGATTGCTTGGGTTGCAAGCAAAAATAGCGATCTGCAAGAGACCTTAGATCAGATTATCAACCAGCCCATCTCTCCAGAGCTTCTGCCTGCAAAAGATGATGAGATGGTGCAAAGAACCGAAGAGATAATCGGACCATACGAGCTTCATGACTTTTTCCTCTACAACTTTGTCAAGTATGGTGCAACTCCAAAACGTATTCTCTTCATGGCCAAAAGAGCTTTTAAAGAGCAATATGATGAAGCAACTATTAGAAAGTGGCTAAGAGTTTTTATTAAGCGCTTCTTTGTTTATCAGTTCAAACGTGATCCTATGCCAGATGGAGTAAAGGTGGGGACAATTGCGCTCAGTCCTCGTGGAGATTGGCGTATGCCAAGTGATGCAACGGTGCAAATGTGGCTTAAGGAGTTGGAAGAGTAA
- a CDS encoding peptidylprolyl isomerase, producing the protein MINIFGKKLKEYDLSDVNKYQWAHIKVKNKGDIWIKLFPEEVPNTVANFAHLANSCFYDGLNFHRVIKGFMAQGGCPEGSGRGGPGWAIKCECDKNIHKHKRGAISMAHAGKDTGGSQFFICFVDCPHLDGVHTVFGQIPEDDATSFMTLDMIDQGDVMEEVRVVEQRD; encoded by the coding sequence ATGATAAACATCTTTGGCAAAAAACTTAAAGAGTATGATTTAAGTGATGTAAATAAATACCAATGGGCGCATATCAAAGTAAAAAATAAAGGAGATATCTGGATCAAGCTCTTTCCAGAAGAGGTGCCGAATACAGTAGCCAACTTTGCACATCTGGCAAATAGCTGCTTTTATGATGGACTCAATTTTCATAGAGTTATCAAAGGCTTTATGGCACAGGGTGGATGCCCTGAAGGAAGTGGTCGCGGGGGTCCAGGCTGGGCTATAAAATGTGAGTGTGACAAAAATATCCATAAACACAAAAGAGGGGCAATCTCCATGGCACATGCTGGCAAAGATACAGGTGGAAGCCAATTTTTTATCTGCTTTGTAGATTGTCCACATCTTGATGGGGTACATACTGTCTTTGGCCAGATTCCTGAAGATGATGCTACATCTTTCATGACCCTTGATATGATCGATCAGGGTGATGTGATGGAAGAGGTGAGAGTAGTAGAGCAAAGGGATTAA
- a CDS encoding OmpP1/FadL family transporter: MKKTLLLSLATTITLFGAAYKIPEQSARSIALAGAYVAAPKDADAAYFNPANMSFMHDGNFLELSFTGAYLPKVKYDGKQIIAPGFPPTYMDAFAKSESQKYLIPHFHYVSPKFGKFRFGLSLTTPAGFAKKWTKMPQTWSAREFTLRTAELNPAVSYQVNENFSIGAGGRVVFTDGVLRFTPPHPADHTKYVNYDLDGDIQTRYGFNLAASYKIKELTLAATYRSKVDLKEKGTATIYDSLRNQTITSKGRTKVPLPATLALAAALDISERATVEVEYERTFWSSYDRLIITFDQAAPYNIDLPKNWDDTNTIRIGLTYKNSDRLTTMYGLAYDESPVPDKYLGYELPDTDAFIFALGAIYKATQNIDLGVSYLYDYKLGRTLSLGDNNNGIVGSIKAGGAHLLNLSLNFRF, encoded by the coding sequence ATGAAGAAAACTCTGCTTCTCTCGCTAGCAACTACTATAACACTCTTTGGCGCTGCATATAAGATCCCAGAGCAATCAGCCAGAAGTATCGCTTTGGCAGGTGCTTATGTAGCTGCTCCAAAAGATGCAGATGCAGCATATTTCAACCCTGCAAATATGAGTTTCATGCATGATGGAAACTTTTTGGAACTAAGTTTCACCGGAGCATATTTGCCAAAAGTCAAATATGATGGTAAGCAGATAATCGCTCCAGGTTTTCCACCGACATATATGGATGCGTTCGCAAAGAGTGAGAGCCAAAAGTATCTCATCCCTCATTTTCACTATGTGAGCCCAAAATTTGGTAAATTTCGCTTTGGTCTTAGTCTCACAACACCAGCTGGATTTGCCAAAAAATGGACGAAGATGCCTCAAACTTGGAGTGCAAGAGAATTTACCCTCCGCACAGCTGAGCTCAATCCAGCAGTGAGCTATCAAGTAAATGAAAACTTTAGCATTGGTGCTGGTGGACGCGTCGTTTTTACTGATGGAGTTTTGCGCTTTACTCCGCCTCATCCAGCTGATCACACAAAATATGTCAACTATGATCTTGATGGTGATATCCAAACACGCTATGGATTTAACCTTGCAGCTTCATATAAGATCAAAGAGCTCACACTCGCAGCAACATACCGTTCAAAAGTTGATCTCAAAGAAAAAGGCACAGCTACAATATATGACTCTTTGCGCAATCAAACTATCACTTCAAAAGGTCGCACAAAAGTTCCTCTCCCAGCAACGCTTGCACTAGCTGCAGCATTAGATATAAGTGAACGTGCCACTGTAGAGGTGGAGTATGAGAGAACCTTTTGGAGTTCATACGATAGACTCATAATCACATTTGACCAGGCAGCACCTTATAATATCGATCTTCCAAAAAATTGGGATGATACCAATACGATCCGCATAGGTCTTACATATAAAAATAGTGATCGTTTAACGACTATGTACGGCTTGGCGTATGACGAGTCACCTGTTCCAGATAAATATCTTGGATATGAACTTCCTGATACTGACGCATTCATCTTTGCACTTGGTGCAATCTATAAAGCAACACAAAATATAGATCTAGGTGTTTCATATCTCTATGACTACAAACTTGGTCGCACACTCTCACTAGGAGATAATAACAATGGAATTGTAGGATCCATTAAAGCTGGAGGAGCGCATCTACTCAATTTATCGCTCAACTTTAGGTTCTAG
- a CDS encoding fatty acid--CoA ligase, which yields MFEYRYNTFYEVLKEHAKKRPKATAYFVNDRKISFGRMLLKVDTFARFLEFIGVRRGDKVGLYLANSVEFIVAFLAAQKLGAVPVPINNFLKEEEVAYILNDAEAKLLVASADFSKELQNIFSRTGVQKIIWEGEYNGLDENNISFNEILANLESHEKITQDVDIDDTAVIIYTSGTTGKPKGAMLSYRNIFSNILGIEKLLKVTSKERFIVYLPMFHSFTLTVTVLMPLYFGSPVVIIRSIMPFSNIIKQVLLKRVTVFVGVPDVYNALSKAKLPWYFHWFNRVKYYVSGAAALPEDTLKRFRTKFKKGVLLEGYGLSEASPVVAVNLPHKQKPKSVGPAIPGVTVKIVDDDMVELPSEEIGEIIVKGDNVMQGYWKRPEATAETIVNGWLKTGDLGYMDDEGFIYIVDRKKDLIISKGINIYPREIEEILVSHPLIKAAAVIGVKDERSGEVPVAYIELEDGASISESHIKKYLREHLANYKIPKSIYIVDELPKNATGKVLKRVLKQRLSQ from the coding sequence ATGTTTGAGTATCGCTACAATACTTTCTATGAAGTACTTAAAGAGCATGCAAAAAAGCGCCCGAAAGCCACTGCCTACTTCGTAAATGATCGCAAAATCAGCTTTGGGCGGATGCTGCTCAAAGTCGATACATTTGCTAGATTTCTAGAGTTTATCGGCGTGCGGCGCGGAGACAAAGTCGGGCTCTACTTGGCTAACTCTGTAGAATTTATCGTAGCCTTCCTTGCAGCACAAAAGCTTGGAGCTGTGCCAGTACCTATCAACAACTTCCTTAAAGAAGAAGAGGTTGCCTATATCCTCAATGATGCTGAAGCAAAACTGCTTGTAGCAAGTGCAGACTTTTCAAAAGAGTTGCAAAATATATTCAGTCGCACGGGAGTACAAAAGATCATCTGGGAGGGTGAATATAATGGACTGGATGAGAATAACATATCATTTAATGAGATTCTTGCCAATCTCGAATCGCATGAAAAAATTACGCAAGATGTCGATATCGATGATACAGCAGTAATCATCTATACATCTGGAACTACTGGGAAGCCAAAAGGTGCAATGCTAAGCTACCGTAATATTTTTTCTAATATTTTGGGCATTGAAAAACTTCTCAAAGTCACATCCAAAGAGCGCTTCATTGTTTACCTACCGATGTTTCACTCTTTTACACTCACTGTTACAGTACTTATGCCTCTCTATTTTGGCTCACCTGTAGTCATTATACGCTCCATTATGCCTTTTTCCAACATTATCAAACAGGTACTACTCAAAAGAGTTACGGTCTTTGTAGGTGTCCCCGATGTCTACAATGCTCTGTCAAAAGCAAAACTCCCCTGGTATTTTCACTGGTTTAATAGAGTCAAATACTATGTGAGTGGTGCAGCAGCTTTACCAGAGGATACCCTCAAGCGCTTTCGTACAAAATTTAAAAAAGGAGTGCTCTTAGAAGGATATGGCCTCAGTGAAGCTAGCCCGGTAGTGGCAGTCAACCTCCCGCACAAACAAAAGCCAAAGTCTGTAGGTCCTGCAATACCTGGTGTAACTGTCAAAATCGTCGATGATGATATGGTCGAACTTCCATCAGAAGAGATTGGTGAAATTATTGTCAAAGGCGATAATGTGATGCAAGGATACTGGAAACGGCCGGAAGCCACAGCTGAGACTATCGTCAATGGCTGGCTTAAAACGGGTGATCTTGGCTATATGGATGATGAGGGATTTATCTATATCGTAGATAGAAAAAAAGATCTCATCATCTCCAAAGGGATCAATATTTACCCTAGAGAAATTGAAGAGATACTTGTCTCTCATCCGCTCATCAAAGCAGCTGCAGTTATCGGCGTCAAGGATGAAAGAAGTGGAGAAGTCCCTGTAGCATATATAGAGCTAGAAGATGGAGCAAGCATCTCAGAATCACATATCAAGAAGTATCTGCGAGAACACCTTGCCAATTATAAAATTCCAAAATCGATATATATAGTGGATGAACTCCCTAAAAATGCAACAGGAAAAGTACTCAAAAGAGTACTCAAGCAAAGGCTTTCGCAATGA
- a CDS encoding ketopantoate reductase family protein, translating to MNIAVVGGGGVGAYIAAKLSQVCDVDLISDSTKEIVIKEQGEVKRYSLPIFSHPPKNRHYDLVIVATKSNVLKEKLQKIAKNIDKNSIVLPLLNGIQPYYTLKQLTDARVIHGAIYIISNRQKDSTIEVKGKGAMVVFEDINETTQKLKRYFEKAGIKSKTPPNITKAIWQKYLFIAATAALTTYYNKTFGQIAAEHLDEFAKLLQDIVAIANKKGVNLDQTDVEHAMKLLQKSPAHAKTSMQLDFEQGKESELDNLIGFLASESEKFAKIYNELDARRASV from the coding sequence ATGAATATAGCAGTAGTTGGCGGAGGCGGAGTAGGTGCATACATTGCTGCTAAACTTTCACAAGTATGCGATGTGGATCTCATCAGTGATTCGACCAAAGAGATAGTCATCAAAGAGCAAGGAGAAGTTAAGCGCTACTCCTTGCCAATCTTTTCTCATCCACCAAAAAATAGACACTATGATCTCGTCATAGTCGCTACAAAAAGCAATGTATTAAAAGAGAAACTACAAAAAATTGCTAAAAATATTGATAAAAATAGTATCGTTTTGCCCCTACTCAATGGCATACAACCCTACTATACTCTCAAGCAACTCACCGATGCCCGCGTAATCCATGGCGCTATCTATATCATCTCCAATAGACAAAAAGATAGCACTATTGAAGTTAAAGGCAAGGGGGCAATGGTAGTTTTTGAGGATATCAATGAGACCACGCAAAAATTAAAAAGATACTTTGAAAAAGCTGGCATCAAATCTAAAACACCGCCCAACATCACAAAAGCAATATGGCAAAAGTATCTTTTCATCGCAGCAACTGCAGCTCTGACTACCTACTACAATAAAACATTTGGCCAGATTGCCGCTGAACATCTCGATGAATTTGCAAAACTTTTGCAAGATATCGTTGCAATTGCAAACAAGAAGGGAGTTAATTTAGATCAAACTGATGTAGAGCATGCAATGAAACTTTTGCAAAAGTCTCCTGCACATGCCAAGACCTCTATGCAGCTAGATTTTGAACAAGGCAAAGAGAGCGAACTTGACAATCTCATTGGATTTTTAGCAAGTGAATCAGAAAAGTTTGCCAAAATCTACAATGAATTGGATGCTCGTAGAGCCTCTGTGTAG
- a CDS encoding EAL and HDOD domain-containing protein: protein MQKEIVFARQPILDRNEQLVAYELLFRGESKEDNLKSMRMTSSLLTGFLSNDYQSVLQDKKGYVNMDEMLIKSGAVDLIPKDNFAIEILETVEILHVVDRLEKYKKDGYTLVLDDFIANMDEFDRYLEFFYLFDVVKFDTKAKKIDEEKLVQIVESLRNFGLKLLAEKVETKEEYEKYKDLGFEYFQGYYFMKPEIASQKMMLPQKRSILELWSLGEDDFDVIVKKLAEDPKLSINILKLLNSSYFNLQKEVSSISQALAYLGIRNFKKWLLLMLYSQDGDDIETNPWLDIAIGRGHFMVQAASAFGLDMDKASLVGILSVFGEIMEQEGSKIARELPSLDKEIVDAIVSMDNPYGKLLQIAKKIEKGDFTSWQDEVSQFGMEVQKIASCYTEALRASNSL, encoded by the coding sequence ATGCAAAAAGAGATAGTTTTTGCTAGACAACCAATTCTAGATAGAAATGAGCAGCTTGTAGCTTATGAACTTCTCTTTCGTGGAGAGAGCAAAGAGGATAACTTAAAAAGCATGAGAATGACAAGCTCGCTCCTTACAGGGTTTTTATCTAACGACTATCAGTCGGTGCTTCAAGATAAAAAAGGGTATGTCAATATGGATGAGATGCTCATCAAAAGCGGAGCAGTGGACCTTATCCCAAAAGATAACTTTGCCATTGAGATACTAGAGACTGTAGAAATCCTCCACGTTGTTGATAGATTAGAAAAATACAAAAAAGATGGCTATACGCTCGTTCTTGATGATTTTATAGCCAATATGGATGAATTTGATCGCTACTTGGAATTTTTCTACCTCTTTGATGTTGTGAAATTTGATACCAAAGCAAAGAAGATCGATGAGGAGAAATTGGTCCAGATTGTAGAGAGTCTCAGAAATTTCGGCCTCAAACTCTTGGCTGAAAAAGTGGAGACAAAAGAGGAGTATGAAAAGTATAAAGATTTAGGGTTTGAGTATTTCCAGGGCTACTATTTTATGAAGCCAGAGATTGCATCACAAAAAATGATGCTACCACAAAAGCGATCTATTTTGGAGCTATGGTCTCTTGGTGAAGATGATTTTGATGTAATTGTCAAAAAGCTCGCAGAAGATCCAAAACTCTCTATCAATATACTCAAACTTCTCAACTCTTCATATTTTAATCTGCAAAAAGAGGTATCATCTATTTCTCAAGCTCTCGCATATTTAGGCATTCGCAATTTTAAAAAGTGGCTGCTCCTCATGCTCTATTCACAAGATGGAGATGACATAGAGACAAATCCATGGTTGGATATAGCTATAGGAAGAGGGCATTTTATGGTGCAAGCAGCATCAGCTTTTGGTCTTGATATGGATAAAGCATCTTTGGTTGGGATTCTCTCAGTTTTTGGTGAGATCATGGAGCAAGAGGGTTCCAAGATTGCACGAGAGCTTCCAAGCCTCGATAAAGAGATTGTAGATGCAATTGTCTCAATGGACAATCCCTATGGAAAATTACTTCAAATTGCAAAAAAAATAGAGAAGGGTGATTTTACAAGTTGGCAAGATGAAGTATCACAGTTTGGGATGGAGGTGCAAAAGATAGCCAGCTGCTACACAGAGGCTCTACGAGCATCCAATTCATTGTAG